One genomic window of Polyangium aurulentum includes the following:
- a CDS encoding response regulator transcription factor: MTAAEASGAPTLLIVDDDEPLRAALGEAFARRGYAVSLALDPASALGLAEGQVFEYALVDVRMPGGSGIDLVRALKTIDEGTRIVVFTGYGTIANAVEAMRAGAIDYLTKPVNAGVCEGALLGRTASEGAPEDVPSLERVEWEYLQRVLADCGGNISEAARRLRMHRRSLQRKMAKLPPRR; encoded by the coding sequence GTGACGGCGGCGGAGGCGTCGGGCGCGCCGACCTTGCTCATCGTGGACGACGACGAGCCGCTCCGGGCGGCGCTCGGGGAGGCGTTCGCGCGGCGCGGATATGCGGTGTCGCTTGCTCTGGATCCGGCGTCGGCGCTCGGGCTCGCGGAGGGGCAGGTGTTCGAATACGCGCTCGTCGACGTGCGGATGCCGGGCGGGAGCGGGATCGACCTCGTGCGGGCGCTGAAGACCATCGACGAGGGGACGCGGATCGTCGTCTTCACCGGGTACGGGACGATCGCGAATGCGGTGGAGGCGATGCGGGCGGGGGCGATCGATTACCTGACCAAGCCGGTGAACGCGGGGGTGTGCGAGGGGGCGCTGCTCGGTCGGACGGCGAGCGAGGGGGCGCCCGAGGACGTGCCCTCGCTCGAACGCGTGGAGTGGGAGTACCTGCAGCGGGTGCTCGCCGATTGCGGTGGAAACATCTCGGAGGCGGCGCGGCGGCTGCGGATGCACCGGCGCTCGCTGCAGCGCAAGATGGCAAAGTTGCCGCCGAGGAGGTGA
- a CDS encoding serine/threonine protein kinase, giving the protein MAFGKFRLIASLGHGGMADVYLAVVDGRGGGGELQVIKRLRQELSDSSGHREMFLDEARLAVRLDHPNVVHTFEVGEEGGEQYLAMEYLEGAPLNRIASRARSKPAPPGVLLRVVADALAGLHHAHELRDHDGSILGIVHCDASPHNIFVTYEGHTKIVDFGVAKASTRANERRSRVPTGKVGYMAPEQARCLPLDRRADIFVLGVVLWEVLAGCKMWDRQSDMEVLRRLVEGDLPRLREVRPDMPEALARICDRALALRPENRYASAAEMRSEILAYMDEAGLHVSPEDVGRYVSELFADKREKIRSVIAQQLGGASEPGSTGLPQLDSCSRSTLRSMPTPEPAEPVDKRVFAAAGATVLFAALAAFTFLQSCTP; this is encoded by the coding sequence ATGGCTTTTGGCAAGTTTCGCCTCATCGCGAGCCTTGGCCATGGCGGGATGGCGGACGTGTACCTGGCCGTCGTCGACGGTCGCGGCGGCGGGGGTGAGTTGCAGGTGATCAAGCGGCTGCGCCAGGAGCTTTCGGACAGCTCGGGGCACCGCGAGATGTTCCTCGACGAGGCGCGGCTGGCCGTGCGCCTCGATCACCCGAATGTCGTGCACACATTCGAGGTGGGCGAGGAGGGCGGCGAGCAATATCTCGCGATGGAATACCTGGAGGGCGCCCCGCTCAATCGCATCGCGAGCCGGGCGAGGTCGAAGCCCGCTCCTCCGGGCGTGCTCTTGCGCGTCGTCGCCGATGCCCTCGCGGGGCTGCACCACGCGCACGAGCTGCGCGATCACGACGGCTCGATTCTCGGCATCGTGCACTGCGACGCGAGCCCGCACAACATCTTCGTCACGTACGAGGGGCACACGAAGATCGTCGACTTTGGCGTCGCCAAGGCGTCGACGCGCGCGAACGAGCGGCGCTCGAGGGTGCCCACGGGCAAAGTCGGCTACATGGCGCCCGAGCAAGCGCGCTGCCTGCCCCTCGATCGGCGCGCCGACATCTTCGTCCTCGGCGTCGTGCTCTGGGAGGTCCTCGCCGGCTGCAAGATGTGGGATCGGCAATCGGACATGGAGGTCCTCCGCCGGCTCGTCGAGGGGGATCTGCCCCGGCTGAGGGAGGTGCGTCCCGACATGCCCGAGGCGCTCGCGCGGATATGCGACCGCGCGCTCGCGCTCCGGCCCGAGAATCGCTACGCGAGCGCGGCCGAGATGCGCAGCGAGATACTGGCCTACATGGACGAGGCCGGCTTGCATGTATCGCCCGAGGACGTGGGCCGGTACGTGAGCGAGCTGTTCGCGGACAAGCGGGAGAAGATCAGGAGCGTCATCGCGCAGCAGCTCGGGGGCGCGTCCGAGCCCGGATCGACGGGGTTGCCGCAGCTCGACTCCTGCAGTCGTTCGACGTTGCGCAGCATGCCTACGCCCGAGCCTGCGGAGCCCGTCGACAAGCGCGTCTTCGCGGCTGCGGGTGCGACCGTGCTCTTCGCCGCGCTCGCCGCGTTCACCTTCCTGCAATCCTGCACGCCTTAG
- a CDS encoding glutathione S-transferase family protein, translating to MKVYGHPMSTCVRKVLCTLAEKGVEAEFVLVDITKGEQKSPEFLARQPFGVVPALEDDGFQLYESRAIIRYLDAKLPGTSLVPADLKDRALMEQWISVEHSYFSPPAMKAILEIFFSPMRGTQPNQATIDEGKAGAAKALDVLDRGLAGKEYLAGTFSLAEITYLPYFQYLFDTGLGDIVKERSNVAAWWGRISERPSWQKAIGKAR from the coding sequence ATGAAGGTCTACGGTCATCCGATGAGCACGTGCGTGCGCAAGGTCCTTTGCACCCTCGCCGAGAAGGGGGTCGAGGCCGAGTTCGTGCTGGTGGACATCACCAAGGGCGAGCAGAAGAGCCCGGAGTTCCTCGCGCGTCAGCCTTTTGGCGTCGTGCCCGCCCTCGAGGACGACGGGTTCCAGCTCTACGAGTCGCGCGCCATCATTCGCTACCTCGACGCGAAGCTCCCCGGCACGAGCCTCGTCCCGGCCGATCTGAAGGATCGCGCGCTGATGGAGCAGTGGATCAGCGTCGAGCATTCGTATTTCAGCCCGCCCGCGATGAAGGCGATTCTCGAGATCTTCTTCTCGCCCATGCGCGGCACGCAGCCCAACCAGGCGACGATCGACGAGGGCAAGGCCGGCGCGGCCAAGGCGCTCGACGTGCTCGACCGCGGCCTCGCGGGCAAGGAGTATCTCGCGGGCACCTTCTCGCTCGCCGAGATCACCTACCTGCCGTACTTCCAGTACCTCTTCGACACGGGCCTCGGCGACATCGTGAAGGAGCGCTCGAACGTCGCCGCGTGGTGGGGCCGCATCAGCGAGCGTCCCTCCTGGCAGAAGGCGATCGGCAAGGCGCGCTGA
- a CDS encoding AAA family ATPase — protein MIERLRLQNFKGHRDTTVELGRLTVLVGPNGSGKTSVLQALDLLHTLVWPKLPGHRLPMVDSFFRGEHSAPLTMDADGVVDGTPWALAVKLTRGELALQPSDGKYERPIFEKLACDLGNGRKELGNGGFATAGESPLWRWLTWARLFRFDASQIAAPDYSEFVPPQVLPNGRNTASVLANLKLGDEASFAAIEKSLKALVPHLERIRLRTTRVTVPDLFPDPTGHTHEREANGFGIVFDFKGAPEVSATAASEGTLILLALLTALHSSSKSTLVLIDDIEHSLHPMAQVQLMKQLKELLTQFPDLQIVATTHSPYILDAVDPSDVRVFYPRSDGGIVTKRLSDHPDAQRAKGMLTSGELWSAESEAWVLGEDAAQ, from the coding sequence ATGATCGAGCGGCTGAGGCTCCAGAACTTCAAGGGCCACCGGGACACGACGGTGGAGCTCGGGCGCTTGACGGTGCTCGTGGGGCCGAATGGATCGGGGAAGACGAGCGTGTTGCAGGCGCTCGACCTTCTGCACACGCTCGTCTGGCCTAAGTTGCCGGGCCACCGTTTGCCCATGGTCGACAGCTTCTTCCGCGGTGAACACTCGGCACCGCTCACCATGGATGCGGATGGTGTGGTCGACGGAACGCCCTGGGCCCTCGCTGTCAAGCTGACGCGCGGCGAACTGGCCCTTCAGCCATCGGATGGGAAGTATGAGCGACCCATCTTTGAGAAGCTCGCTTGCGACCTGGGCAACGGCCGCAAGGAACTCGGGAATGGCGGCTTCGCAACCGCAGGCGAGTCACCGCTCTGGCGCTGGCTCACATGGGCGCGGCTCTTCCGCTTCGATGCATCGCAGATCGCGGCTCCCGACTACAGCGAGTTCGTTCCGCCGCAGGTTCTGCCGAATGGCCGCAACACGGCCTCGGTGCTGGCGAATCTCAAGCTGGGGGACGAAGCGTCATTTGCAGCCATAGAAAAGAGTTTGAAGGCACTGGTCCCCCACCTGGAACGGATCCGCCTGCGCACGACGCGAGTCACGGTCCCGGACCTCTTTCCAGACCCCACTGGTCACACTCATGAGCGCGAGGCCAACGGCTTCGGCATCGTCTTCGACTTCAAGGGAGCCCCGGAAGTCTCGGCCACGGCTGCCAGTGAAGGCACGCTCATCCTCCTGGCCTTGCTCACCGCGCTGCACTCCAGCTCCAAGAGCACCCTCGTCCTCATCGACGACATCGAGCACTCCCTGCACCCGATGGCCCAGGTCCAGCTCATGAAGCAGCTCAAAGAGCTGCTCACTCAGTTTCCGGATCTGCAGATCGTCGCCACCACCCACTCTCCCTACATCCTCGACGCGGTCGACCCTTCCGACGTCCGCGTCTTCTACCCTCGAAGCGACGGCGGCATCGTCACCAAACGCCTCAGCGACCACCCCGACGCTCAGCGCGCGAAGGGCATGCTCACGAGCGGCGAGCTGTGGAGCGCGGAGTCGGAGGCGTGGGTGCTCGGCGAGGATGCCGCGCAGTGA
- a CDS encoding serine/threonine-protein kinase — translation MNPGDLIQSRYRLVRLLGSGASGAVWAARNELIDRDVALKILHPDVAADAVALQRFFNEAKASGRVRSPSIVEILDLGQAEDGSPFLVFELLQGQGLDAWLARERTIDPETLMEMFVGVVRALDSAHAQGIIHRDLKPANLYAHRAQTGSVVLKILDFGISKVLDAAHDLTLTRTGTVVGSPAYMSPEQAAGREDIDGRADVWSLGVVMHEALTGTLPHEAANYNALMVRILTRDADPILTRRPDLPPSLASIVDDCLRRDRERRPTAGVLAARLESSLLELQTIRYGAPPPSARRLQSVPSMPRIQTNPVGVPNPAELAMAQQNKLAASSSSGRGVLILAAGIGVLLGMLALFVLSRFLLR, via the coding sequence TTGAACCCCGGCGATCTCATCCAATCTCGCTATCGGCTCGTTCGTCTCCTCGGCTCGGGCGCGAGCGGCGCCGTCTGGGCTGCGCGCAACGAGCTCATCGATCGCGACGTCGCGCTCAAGATCCTGCACCCCGACGTCGCAGCGGACGCCGTGGCGCTGCAGCGCTTCTTCAACGAGGCGAAGGCGAGCGGTCGCGTGCGCAGCCCGAGCATCGTCGAGATCCTCGACCTCGGCCAGGCCGAGGATGGCTCGCCGTTCCTCGTGTTCGAGCTCCTGCAAGGCCAGGGTCTCGACGCGTGGCTCGCGCGTGAGCGCACGATCGATCCCGAGACGCTGATGGAGATGTTCGTCGGCGTCGTGCGCGCGCTCGACAGCGCGCACGCGCAGGGGATCATCCACCGCGATCTGAAGCCGGCGAACCTCTACGCGCACCGCGCGCAGACGGGCAGCGTGGTGCTCAAGATCCTCGACTTCGGGATCAGCAAGGTGCTCGACGCGGCGCACGACCTGACGCTGACGCGCACGGGCACGGTGGTCGGCTCCCCCGCGTACATGAGCCCGGAGCAAGCTGCGGGGCGCGAGGACATCGACGGTCGCGCGGACGTCTGGTCGCTCGGCGTGGTGATGCACGAGGCGCTGACGGGGACGCTGCCGCACGAGGCAGCGAACTACAACGCGCTGATGGTCCGCATCCTGACGCGCGACGCCGACCCGATCCTGACGCGCCGCCCGGATCTACCGCCCTCGCTGGCGTCGATCGTCGACGACTGCCTGCGCCGCGACCGCGAGCGCCGACCGACGGCGGGCGTGCTTGCAGCGCGTCTCGAGTCGTCATTGTTGGAGCTGCAAACAATCCGCTACGGCGCCCCGCCCCCCTCCGCGCGCCGCCTTCAGAGCGTGCCGAGCATGCCGCGCATCCAGACGAACCCGGTCGGCGTTCCGAACCCGGCCGAGCTGGCGATGGCGCAGCAGAACAAGCTCGCCGCGAGCAGCAGCAGCGGCCGAGGCGTGCTGATCCTCGCGGCGGGGATCGGCGTGCTGCTCGGGATGCTCGCGCTGTTCGTGTTGAGTCGGTTTTTGTTGAGGTAG
- the glnA gene encoding type I glutamate--ammonia ligase: MKPKDVIQFAKDHDCKFVDLKFIDLPGIWQHTTIPISRLTDEIFEEGIGFDGSSVRGWQPINASDMAMTPDPTTARIDPFHAHKTLSLVCKISDPVTGQAYGRDPRYIAQKAENHLRASGIADTAYFGPEAEFFVFDSVRYDVSPRGAFYELDAEEAAWNTGKAGPNLGHKVRHKEGYFPVAPNDALGDVRADMMAALIESGISVEVGHHEVATAQSEIGIRFSTLTSVADHLMWFKYVVKNVAKRHNKTATFMPKPLFGDNGSGMHCHQSLWKDNRPLFAGDGYAGLSDIGLWYIGGILKHSKALAALTNPTTNSYRRLVPGYEAPVNLAYSSRNRSAAIRIPVQAGNSPKGRRIEVRFPDATCNPYLAFAAMMMAGLDGIQNRIDPGDPLDKDIYALSPEELKEVPKCPGSLDEALLALERDHEFLLRGDVFTRDILKTWIEYKREREVDAVRLRPVPYEFFLYYDT, encoded by the coding sequence ATGAAGCCGAAAGACGTCATTCAATTTGCCAAGGATCACGACTGCAAGTTCGTTGACCTCAAGTTCATCGACCTGCCCGGGATCTGGCAGCACACGACGATCCCCATCAGCCGCCTGACCGACGAGATCTTCGAGGAGGGCATCGGCTTCGACGGCTCCTCCGTTCGCGGCTGGCAGCCGATCAACGCGTCGGACATGGCGATGACGCCCGACCCGACGACGGCGCGCATCGATCCCTTCCACGCGCACAAGACCCTGAGCCTCGTCTGCAAGATCAGCGATCCGGTCACGGGCCAGGCCTACGGTCGCGACCCGCGGTACATCGCGCAGAAGGCCGAGAACCACCTGCGCGCGAGCGGCATCGCCGACACGGCCTACTTCGGCCCCGAGGCCGAGTTCTTCGTGTTCGACTCCGTGCGCTACGACGTGTCGCCGCGCGGCGCCTTCTACGAGCTCGACGCCGAGGAGGCCGCCTGGAACACGGGCAAGGCGGGGCCGAACCTCGGGCACAAGGTTCGCCACAAGGAGGGCTACTTCCCGGTCGCGCCGAACGACGCGCTCGGCGACGTGCGCGCCGACATGATGGCCGCGCTCATCGAGAGCGGCATCTCGGTCGAGGTGGGCCACCACGAGGTCGCGACGGCGCAGAGCGAGATCGGCATCCGCTTCTCGACGCTCACGTCGGTCGCCGATCACCTCATGTGGTTCAAGTACGTGGTGAAGAACGTGGCCAAGCGCCACAACAAGACCGCGACGTTCATGCCGAAGCCGCTCTTCGGCGACAACGGCAGCGGCATGCACTGCCACCAGTCGCTGTGGAAGGACAACCGCCCTCTGTTCGCGGGCGACGGCTACGCGGGCTTGTCGGACATCGGCCTGTGGTACATCGGCGGCATCCTCAAGCACTCGAAGGCGCTCGCGGCGCTCACGAACCCGACCACCAACAGCTACCGCAGGCTGGTGCCGGGCTACGAGGCGCCGGTGAACCTCGCGTACTCGAGCCGCAACCGCTCGGCCGCGATCCGCATCCCGGTGCAGGCGGGCAACTCGCCGAAGGGCCGGCGCATCGAGGTGCGCTTCCCCGACGCGACGTGCAACCCCTACCTCGCGTTCGCGGCCATGATGATGGCGGGCCTCGACGGCATCCAGAACCGCATCGATCCCGGTGATCCGCTCGACAAGGACATCTACGCCCTGTCGCCGGAGGAGCTGAAGGAGGTGCCGAAGTGCCCTGGCTCGCTCGACGAGGCGCTCCTGGCGCTCGAGCGCGACCACGAGTTCCTGCTGCGCGGCGACGTGTTCACGCGCGACATCCTCAAGACCTGGATCGAGTACAAGCGCGAGCGCGAGGTGGACGCGGTACGGCTGCGCCCGGTGCCGTACGAATTCTTCCTCTACTACGACACCTGA
- a CDS encoding PHP domain-containing protein: protein MQIATDLHGHTLFSDGRATPEAYVDFRRELGMRVVAVSDHDVLAAVPRAAAAAAAANMLLLPAVEVTSFLHFGTDRAEQFHVLAYYPARFASPPLLRQTTLHRRGERVQARWKKFVMDWMDGLGEEDRRALDPEGALAEVPPGEFPALQSMLDRVVERRRPLFETFRDHHVRFWEEDRELFGWTPEDAIDAIRADGALDVVAHPGRYRDKERTLAVLGRASGVEVYTSRHKPEIAEQFRAFAEEHRKCWTASSDDHQNARYMRPAAGTPVATIERILGRALPIGAIVAA from the coding sequence GTGCAGATAGCCACAGACCTCCACGGGCACACGCTCTTCTCGGACGGGCGCGCCACGCCCGAGGCCTATGTCGACTTCCGGCGCGAGCTCGGCATGCGCGTCGTGGCCGTGTCGGACCACGACGTGCTCGCGGCCGTGCCTCGGGCCGCGGCGGCGGCGGCGGCGGCGAACATGCTGCTCTTGCCCGCCGTGGAGGTGACCTCGTTCCTCCATTTCGGCACGGACCGGGCCGAGCAATTCCACGTGCTCGCCTACTACCCCGCGCGCTTCGCGAGCCCGCCCCTGCTCCGACAAACCACGCTCCACCGGCGCGGCGAGCGGGTGCAGGCGCGCTGGAAGAAGTTTGTCATGGACTGGATGGACGGGCTCGGCGAGGAGGACCGCCGCGCGCTCGATCCGGAGGGCGCGCTCGCCGAGGTGCCTCCGGGCGAGTTTCCCGCGCTTCAATCGATGCTCGATCGCGTCGTCGAGCGGCGGCGCCCTCTGTTCGAGACTTTTCGTGACCATCACGTGAGATTCTGGGAAGAGGACCGCGAGCTGTTCGGTTGGACGCCGGAAGATGCGATCGACGCGATTCGCGCGGACGGCGCGCTCGATGTCGTGGCGCATCCGGGGCGTTATCGCGACAAGGAGAGGACCCTGGCCGTGCTCGGGAGGGCGAGCGGGGTCGAGGTCTACACATCGAGGCACAAGCCCGAAATCGCAGAGCAGTTCCGCGCCTTCGCGGAGGAGCACAGGAAATGTTGGACCGCCTCTTCGGACGATCACCAGAATGCGCGCTACATGAGGCCCGCTGCAGGGACGCCGGTCGCGACGATCGAGCGCATCCTCGGGCGAGCACTGCCGATCGGGGCGATCGTCGCCGCATGA
- a CDS encoding alpha-amylase family glycosyl hydrolase: MGSQAPRRRTLRVRAAVPEGAAENTVELLGEMGDWQSGKSLVPLTGAPPGEVWAEAALDLPPGVHAYKLRVGGHWTLDLDNARTRAKGLHRNNILSIGGAPEPLLFAPAPPFVHVPEEGGLAVVAALRHGHGERLALLCDEPGSPQKISMRALVEEKEHRLFAAHLPAHGAPVRMRFEIDDGRILGREDAPGEPFVWEAKREDELPSWWKDAVVYTIFVDRFAPRPGAPWGPDPGRNRPAFGHLDGVRRALPRLADLGVTVLYLTPIIVAASCHRYDLVDPLRVDPALGGEDSFRRLLDEAHARGLRVLVDLAFSHAGRGFPPYEDVRRKGLASPFASWFCWSPSSSSDKPARLRHYGRRKDAPLLDLDHPDVRALVLDAAARWAGDGVDGIRLDMAAEVPIDLAREIRKVLRARRPDAVMLGELVPGHAFRWRSEGALDCATDFGFHTAAVDFLAKRTLSAEDAASELLSLELGRGAVPGASLRFVSTHDHPRFSTLARQHGGAGRSLLGLFLLLASPGVPALLYGEELDLSAETPVAEPEDVWPDRMPMPLSLDAHGARAFAFVRSMIALRARLPSLRRGNLEILFAEGGLLVLRRAFAGEVVDVAVNAGEPVEIDLEDDEHPGLQVLLSLGEVLAGGQTLRLGRDSAAIATRTSR, from the coding sequence ATGGGTTCACAAGCCCCGCGTCGCAGGACGCTCCGCGTGCGCGCCGCAGTGCCCGAAGGCGCGGCCGAAAATACGGTCGAGCTGCTCGGCGAGATGGGTGACTGGCAGTCCGGCAAGTCCCTCGTCCCCCTCACGGGCGCGCCGCCCGGCGAGGTCTGGGCCGAAGCCGCGCTCGATCTGCCCCCGGGCGTCCATGCCTACAAACTGCGCGTGGGAGGCCACTGGACGCTCGATCTCGACAACGCCCGCACGCGCGCCAAGGGCCTTCATCGCAACAACATCTTATCGATTGGCGGCGCGCCCGAGCCGCTGCTCTTCGCCCCCGCGCCGCCTTTCGTGCACGTGCCCGAAGAGGGCGGCCTCGCCGTCGTCGCGGCGCTGCGCCACGGCCACGGCGAGCGCCTCGCCTTGCTATGCGACGAACCGGGTTCACCGCAAAAAATATCGATGCGCGCGCTGGTCGAGGAGAAAGAGCACCGCCTCTTCGCCGCCCACCTGCCCGCGCACGGCGCGCCTGTGCGGATGCGATTCGAGATCGATGACGGCCGGATCCTCGGCCGCGAGGACGCGCCCGGGGAGCCGTTCGTCTGGGAAGCAAAGCGCGAGGACGAGCTTCCCTCGTGGTGGAAGGACGCGGTCGTCTACACGATCTTCGTCGACCGCTTCGCGCCGCGCCCCGGCGCGCCCTGGGGGCCTGATCCTGGCCGCAATCGCCCGGCTTTCGGCCACCTCGACGGCGTCCGCCGCGCCCTGCCCCGCCTCGCCGATCTCGGCGTCACCGTCCTGTATCTGACGCCGATCATCGTGGCCGCGAGCTGCCATCGATACGATCTGGTCGACCCTCTGCGCGTGGATCCCGCGCTCGGCGGCGAGGATTCCTTTCGCCGCCTGCTCGACGAGGCCCACGCGCGCGGCTTGCGCGTCCTCGTCGACCTCGCCTTCTCGCACGCCGGCCGCGGCTTTCCTCCCTACGAGGACGTCCGTCGAAAAGGGCTCGCCTCCCCCTTCGCCTCCTGGTTCTGCTGGTCGCCATCGTCCAGCTCCGACAAACCTGCTCGGCTCCGTCATTATGGCCGGCGAAAGGACGCGCCGCTCCTCGACCTCGATCACCCCGACGTCCGCGCCCTCGTCCTCGATGCCGCTGCGCGCTGGGCGGGCGACGGCGTCGACGGCATTCGCCTCGACATGGCCGCCGAGGTCCCGATCGACCTCGCGCGCGAGATTCGCAAGGTCCTGCGCGCTCGCCGCCCCGACGCGGTCATGCTCGGCGAGCTCGTCCCGGGCCACGCCTTCCGCTGGCGCTCGGAAGGCGCGCTCGATTGCGCGACCGATTTCGGTTTCCACACGGCCGCCGTCGATTTCCTCGCCAAACGCACCCTCTCGGCCGAGGACGCGGCGAGCGAGCTCCTTTCCCTCGAGCTCGGCCGCGGCGCCGTCCCCGGGGCCTCGCTGCGCTTCGTCTCCACGCACGACCACCCGCGTTTCTCGACCCTCGCCAGGCAGCACGGAGGCGCAGGACGGAGCTTGCTCGGGCTCTTTCTGCTCCTCGCTTCGCCCGGCGTCCCTGCGCTTCTTTACGGCGAGGAGCTCGATTTATCGGCCGAGACCCCGGTGGCCGAGCCCGAGGACGTCTGGCCCGATCGAATGCCCATGCCGCTCTCGCTCGACGCGCATGGGGCCCGCGCGTTTGCCTTCGTCCGCTCCATGATCGCCCTGCGCGCACGCCTGCCCTCGCTGCGCCGGGGCAATCTCGAGATCCTTTTCGCAGAGGGCGGCCTGCTCGTCCTGCGCCGCGCCTTCGCGGGCGAGGTCGTGGACGTGGCGGTCAATGCCGGTGAGCCCGTCGAGATCGACCTCGAGGACGACGAGCATCCGGGGCTCCAGGTGCTTCTATCGCTGGGCGAGGTCCTCGCGGGGGGGCAGACGCTCCGGCTCGGTCGCGATTCTGCCGCGATTGCGACGCGCACTTCACGCTAA
- a CDS encoding DHH family phosphoesterase, giving the protein MGAAEKIEQAHAWPADPAAMEAGRALLRKHAQKRWALVPDGDVDGLSAGMLAYRALARLGAEVVPVLPGKGEHVHTDALRARIVAARPDALVVLDMGSRGGPIVPGLPTLLVDHHAPVSGFPPGATVVSAFGHPPVAATSLLAFHLLREVADLSDSVWLGLLGAVADLGTDPLPDAVKAMMAGVARTSLREAIALLNAPRRSAEHDIGLAWGVLMAARDPADIAKGRVPGVDKLGAIRAEIAAEVTRCGRSRPYFAPRAVLLPFRSGARVHPLVAVRAAARFPDRIVIAANYDYLPGRVNFAMRSRAEPDLLGYLHGLGVPLTGDSGHGHPGATGGSMPYEDFERLLAAIGFQAPPAP; this is encoded by the coding sequence ATGGGAGCGGCGGAGAAAATCGAGCAAGCCCATGCGTGGCCCGCGGATCCCGCGGCGATGGAGGCCGGCCGTGCGCTTTTGCGAAAGCATGCGCAGAAGCGCTGGGCGCTCGTGCCCGACGGCGACGTGGATGGCCTCTCCGCCGGCATGCTCGCCTATCGAGCGCTCGCGCGGCTGGGCGCCGAAGTGGTGCCGGTTTTACCGGGCAAGGGCGAGCACGTGCACACGGACGCGCTCCGGGCGCGCATCGTCGCGGCGAGGCCCGACGCGCTGGTGGTGCTCGACATGGGCAGCCGAGGCGGTCCGATCGTCCCTGGATTGCCGACCCTGCTCGTCGACCACCACGCCCCCGTGAGCGGTTTTCCCCCGGGCGCGACCGTGGTGAGCGCATTCGGCCACCCGCCCGTGGCCGCGACGAGCCTGCTCGCATTCCACCTCCTGCGCGAGGTGGCGGACCTGTCCGATTCGGTGTGGCTCGGGCTGCTCGGCGCGGTGGCGGATCTGGGAACGGATCCCCTGCCCGACGCCGTGAAGGCGATGATGGCGGGCGTCGCGCGCACGAGCCTGCGGGAGGCGATTGCGCTGCTCAATGCGCCACGGCGATCGGCGGAGCACGACATCGGCCTTGCGTGGGGCGTCCTGATGGCGGCGCGGGATCCGGCGGACATCGCGAAAGGGCGCGTGCCGGGCGTCGACAAGCTCGGGGCGATTCGCGCGGAGATCGCGGCGGAGGTGACCCGCTGCGGGCGCTCGCGGCCTTACTTCGCCCCGCGCGCGGTGCTCTTGCCCTTCCGCTCGGGGGCGCGCGTGCACCCGCTCGTGGCCGTGCGCGCGGCGGCGCGATTCCCGGATCGGATCGTCATCGCCGCGAATTACGATTACCTGCCCGGGCGGGTGAACTTCGCGATGCGCAGCCGCGCCGAGCCGGACCTTTTGGGCTACCTGCACGGCCTCGGCGTGCCGCTCACGGGCGACTCGGGCCACGGGCATCCGGGCGCGACGGGCGGGAGCATGCCGTACGAGGATTTCGAGCGCCTGCTCGCCGCCATTGGATTCCAGGCGCCGCCCGCGCCCTGA
- the uvsE gene encoding UV DNA damage repair endonuclease UvsE — protein MQPFRLGYVAQSLTLKLGASHTCRVANATPVRLLDLIAQNLAELEQILLFNEKNGIQVFRVGSSLIPLASHPVNKLSWWKTFGRDFDRIAEIARRSGQRLSMHPSPAGASLASARPEVRKAAEEELLYSTRVLDMLGQGPEARVVLHVGGAAPDRPTALDNAHRMLDALPDDARRRIAIEHDDRTWTAREVYPLALDHGLPFLADPLHNAVLPSDPVVSIPELFRMANKTWGALGLRPKHHLASQKPDGPRGAHSDYIDPKDYREAVAALEVPSDFMIEAKQKDLALFKLQRTRLEKRAA, from the coding sequence ATGCAACCATTTCGTCTCGGGTACGTCGCGCAGAGCCTGACCCTGAAGCTCGGCGCGAGCCACACCTGCCGCGTCGCCAATGCCACGCCCGTCCGGCTCCTCGACCTCATCGCGCAGAACCTCGCCGAGCTCGAGCAGATCCTGCTCTTCAACGAGAAAAACGGCATCCAGGTCTTCCGCGTGGGCTCGAGCCTGATTCCGCTCGCCTCCCACCCGGTCAACAAGCTCTCCTGGTGGAAGACGTTCGGGCGCGACTTCGACCGCATCGCCGAGATCGCCAGGCGGTCGGGACAGCGGCTGTCGATGCACCCCTCGCCCGCCGGCGCCTCGCTCGCCTCCGCGCGCCCCGAGGTGCGAAAGGCGGCCGAGGAGGAGCTGCTCTATTCGACGCGCGTCCTCGACATGCTGGGACAGGGGCCCGAAGCGCGTGTCGTGCTCCATGTGGGCGGAGCCGCGCCCGATCGACCGACCGCGCTCGACAATGCGCACAGAATGCTCGACGCGCTGCCCGACGACGCGCGACGCCGGATCGCCATCGAGCACGACGACCGCACCTGGACCGCGCGCGAGGTTTACCCGCTCGCGCTCGACCACGGCTTGCCGTTCCTCGCGGACCCGCTGCACAACGCCGTGCTGCCCTCGGATCCGGTCGTCAGCATCCCCGAGCTGTTCCGCATGGCCAACAAGACCTGGGGAGCGCTCGGATTGCGACCGAAGCACCACCTCGCCAGCCAGAAGCCGGACGGGCCGCGCGGCGCGCACTCGGATTACATCGACCCGAAGGATTATCGTGAGGCCGTGGCGGCGCTCGAGGTGCCGAGCGATTTCATGATCGAGGCCAAGCAGAAGGACCTGGCCCTGTTCAAGCTCCAGCGCACGCGCCTCGAGAAGCGCGCCGCGTAG